In Bacteroidota bacterium, the genomic stretch GGGTCGCCCAACATACTTCCACCCTCAACGGCATTATATTCAATCAAAACCTTCTCCATTACTTCTCCAAGTACCTGATTGTCTTCTTTGAGTATTTTTCGGTATTCTATCAATTTTTCTGTTAGTTGAATATATTACAAATATACTTTTTTAGCATAATATTTAATTGTTAAGCGCCGGATTTATTTATATTTGAACCCTTAAGTTTAAGTATACAAAAGTTGAATTTCGAAAAATTTGTAGCACAGAAATTAGTTAAAAACTCTTCCGGTAAAGGGAGTGTTTCAGGGCCTATAATAAAAATAGCCATAGGAGCAATCGCTTTGGGTATAGCTATTATGATTATTACTGTTGCTACAGGAACCGGGCTTCAGTTAAAGGTTAGGGAACGATTGTCAGGCTTAGCCGGCCATATTCAGGTTAACAGTTTCGAAAACAGTTACAATTATATCACAAAGCCAATTAGTAAAAACCAGAATTTCTATCCACATTTTGAAGGGATTCCCGAAATAAAGCACATTCAGGTTTATGCCAATAAACCCGGTATAATAAGAACTGAAGGTGACTTTGAAGGAATTGTAATGAAGGGAGTTTCTACCGATTACGACTGGGATTTTTATCGAGAAAGTTTAGTTGATGGAAGTGTTCCTGATTATTCCGGCAAAAAAATGAGTTCTTCTGCTCTAATGTCGCAAACAATTGCTGATGGACTGAAACTTAAAGTAGGGGATAAGTTCAATATATTTTTTCTTGAAGAGGGAAATAAACCTCCAAAGGTTAGAAGATTGACTATTTCCGGTATTTTTAATACAGGATTGAAAGATTTTGATCAAAATTTTATTATTAGTGATATCAGACAAATTCAACGCTTAAATAAGTGGGATGAAAATACTGTAGGTGGTTTTGAGATGATCTTAGATGATTTTGATAACCTCGACAAAGTGATTCCGGAGGTTTATCACAATATTGGTTTCGATCTTAATGCAGTTTCTATTAAAGAAACTAACAGATATATTCTGGAGTGGCTTAATCTTTTCGATCTGAATATAGCTGTAATACTATTTATTATGTTGATGGTTGCAGGAATAAATATGATCACGGCACTTCTGATTTTAATACTTGAAAGAACACAAATGATAGGGATTCTTAAAGCTCTTGGCAGTAATAACTGGAGTGTTAGAAAGATATTTCTTCATCATGCACAGTATCTTATTGTGAGAGGCTTATTAATTGGAAATATCTTGGGGATAGGCCTGATGTATGCTCAAAAATTCTTCGAAATAATTAAACTGGATCCCACCACATATTATGTTAGAGTAGCACCGGTAAATGTAAATTTATGGCACATATTAATTCTTAATATCGGGACTCTTTTATTGGTATTGTTGATGTTGATTATACCTTCGTATCTAGTAACTAAAATAACTCCTGTTAAGGCTATTAAGTTTGATTAAGGTACTTTTTGGTCAATGTTAATGGGTGGCATTTATTACATAATGAATTAATACAAACCATCTTAGCGCTCTTTGCTTTTTTTCCTTTGCGCTTTGGGTGAAAATATTTTGAATTTCATAAAAGAGACACTCTTGATATGAACTC encodes the following:
- a CDS encoding FtsX-like permease family protein — translated: MNFEKFVAQKLVKNSSGKGSVSGPIIKIAIGAIALGIAIMIITVATGTGLQLKVRERLSGLAGHIQVNSFENSYNYITKPISKNQNFYPHFEGIPEIKHIQVYANKPGIIRTEGDFEGIVMKGVSTDYDWDFYRESLVDGSVPDYSGKKMSSSALMSQTIADGLKLKVGDKFNIFFLEEGNKPPKVRRLTISGIFNTGLKDFDQNFIISDIRQIQRLNKWDENTVGGFEMILDDFDNLDKVIPEVYHNIGFDLNAVSIKETNRYILEWLNLFDLNIAVILFIMLMVAGINMITALLILILERTQMIGILKALGSNNWSVRKIFLHHAQYLIVRGLLIGNILGIGLMYAQKFFEIIKLDPTTYYVRVAPVNVNLWHILILNIGTLLLVLLMLIIPSYLVTKITPVKAIKFD